The proteins below come from a single Panulirus ornatus isolate Po-2019 chromosome 15, ASM3632096v1, whole genome shotgun sequence genomic window:
- the LOC139753592 gene encoding uncharacterized protein, with the protein MKILAAICVLAVGVSAQVGHSGIVSPDGVNTQFSHDFANEIVLIGPSGIVTKSGNNRQLTDGEAALHVATQPVAPLPVAQLVSQRGVVGHSGIVSPTGNNIQFTQAQADNIVSVGPSGIVMKDGMNIQLTDDLQLLPRTKRSTGFVSAKGNIGHSGILRADGTTDLFSYDLAHDIILIGPSGVVTKSGRNIQLTDDLRIANPRAKRAILTGPSGMILDDGTPVQFTKEGVTILLEGPSGYIMSDGTLVQKRAKRHLVGDSGIVTDDGQLIQLERGVKVVHAGPSGIVLSNGKNIQLKH; encoded by the exons ATGAAGATTCTG GCAGCTATCTGTGTGCTCGCCGTCGGCGTCAGCGCACAGGTTGGGCACTCGGGGATCGTCAGTCCTGATGGTGTCAACACTCAGTTCTCCCACGACTTCGCGAACGAGATCGTGTTGATAGGACCCTCCGGCATTGTCACCAAGTCTGGAAACAACAGGCAGTTGACCGATGGCGAGGCTGCCCTTCACGTTGCTACTCAGCCCGTCGCACCTTTGCCCGTGGCTCAGCTGGTGTCCCAGCGTGGCGTCGTCGGACACTCCGGCATCGTCAGCCCTACCGGGAACAACATCCAGTTCACCCAGGCTCAGGCCGATAACATCGTCAGCGTCGGACCCTCTGGAATCGTCATGAAGGACGGAATGAACATTCAGCTCACAGACGACCTCCAGTTGCTCCCACGCACCAAGCGTAGCACGGGCTTCGTCTCTGCCAAGGGCAACATCGGGCACTCGGGCATCCTGCGCGCCGATGGCACCACCGATCTCTTCAGCTACGATCTCGCCCATGATATCATTCTCATCGGACCTTCCGGCGTCGTCACCAAGTCCGGCAGGAACATCCAGCTGACCGACGACCTTAGGATTGCCAACCCACGTGCCAAGCGCGCCATTCTCACTGGACCCTCTGGTATGATCCTCGATGATGGAACCCCAGTCCAATTCACCAAGGAAGGCGTTACCATCCTGCTGGAGGGACCCTCTGGCTACATCATGAGCGACGGAACCCTCGTCCAGAAGCGTGCCAAGCGCCACCTGGTCGGCGACTCCGGCATTGTCACCGATGACGGCCAGCTGATCCAGTTGGAACGTGGCGTGAAAGTCGTCCACGCCGGTCCCTCAGGCATCGTTCTCTCCAACGGCAAGAACATCCAGCTGAAGCACTGA